In the Parashewanella tropica genome, CGGTAGTAGTACCGTATTCACGCTCAATGCTGTATGCGTCTAGAATAAGACGGTATTTCTCAGCAAGCGTTACTTCTGCAGAGTCAAGAAGTTCTTTTAGACGTTGAACACGCTCTTCACGTACGTCTGTTTTGAAAGGAAGATCCAGCTTTACGAATTTGTCTAGTGCATCAACCATCTTAAACATAAGAGGCACTACACCTTGACGTAGAGCATCAACACCGTCGATGTCTTTTTGGATAGAAGCCATAGTTGCTTCTTGATCCGCTACTAACTTAGCAACGTAATCGTTGTAGTCTTTTAGCGTTTCACGCTCACCCGCAACAGAGTCATACTGGATAAGCAGGTCCTGCGCCTGATCAAAATACTTATCAACTTTCTTCTGAGAAGCCGCAGCAGCAGTATGGATTTTACCGTCTGCTTTTTGGACATCGCTCAGAGGATTTGCAACTACCAGGTTGCTGCTTGCAATCGCTAGTACACCTACTAACGCTGAAGCAATTTTCGTTCTCTTGCTTACCTTGGACATAGTTCCCAACCAATTTTGTGTTAATTAAAAAGTGTTAACCTACTGATATTGCTGAGTGTTTGTTTTAATACTTCATGCAATCACGTAAGTACATCTTTCTATTGTGATTGTTGTTATTTTCCCTTTTTCTATACCCTTAGGCATAGACCCGATGGCATCATTCCATAAAAGGTTGACGAGTGTCAATACTTCTTAAACTATGATGTGAGAATTAAGTAAGATAATTGTTTTTGTTAACATTTTTTTTACACAAGCTTGTATAATCGTGAGTGAACTTAAAATTATGATTAACTGAATAGCTGATAACGAAAGACAGTTCAAATTGTTTTGACAGGGATCATTTGATAGGTATCAATACTTCATACTCCAAGTATAAATTCAAACAAGGTAGAGCAATGGTTGATAAAAATAAAGCCCTACTTTTCAGCAGAGCTTTATAGATATCAAATTATGAAAAGTCATTTTAAATTAGAACTTAACACCCGCTCGTAGATATACGAATCGGCCTATTACATCATAAGTTGAAACATCCGTATTGGCGCCAAATGCAGAGTACACAAATGGAGGCTCTCTATCAAATACATTATCGACGCCTAAAGTAACAGATACATTTTCAGAAACATCCCAGTTACCTTGGAAATCGAAAACAATATTTGAGCTCACATCACGCTTAAATGGATCAGTCCACCAACCTTTTTCAGTCTCTTCCACTCCACTGATATAGCGTGTGATAAGGTTTACTCCGAACTCATCTTTAGTCCAACCTAAGTTAAAGTTTGCCTTAACTTTTGCGAACATACCGTCATGGTCTGCTTCAAATCTTCCTACATGATCGATGACTGTACCGTCTGAAAGCTCTTTGTCGTAACTCAACAAATAAGTACCATCAAGACCTAAACGAAAATCCCCCGCACTGGTCTCGTATAAGTATCTAACGTCGAAATCAACACCAGATGTGGTTATTCCACCTACATTCACCGTGTAGTTATTCACATTTTTAATCAAACCAACTACAGGACTACCTGGGCCAAATCGATTGATAGAATCACAGTACTGTCCATTCTTAAAACATCCATCTAATCGCTGCTGAGTACCAACTGTCGAGATAGCATCTGTTAATTCTATTTTCCAGTAATCTACACTTGCTGAAAAATTCTCTATAACATCAGAGCTATATACAACACCGACGGTCAAGATATCTGCGGTTTCTGGCTTTAAGCTTACTGCGCCGTTCCAGTTTTCAGAACCGCCACCTTTAGTAGGGATCTGCTCCACATCACCAGACTTATAACCATCTGTTGGTACACCGCTTGCTATACAGTTTTTCCAGTTAGGTCCCGCTTTAACTTTCTCATAATCAGCAAGGGTCTTATATGAATCTTGGTCACATGGATCTCGCGCTTCTGGAAAACCAGTTGCAGCACCACCAAATAATTCTGCTATGCTCGGAGCTCTGAATGCCTGTGAAGCTGTTGCTCTCACCATCACACTGTCGATAGGCTTATACTTGATACCAACCTTACCACTAGTATTTCTGCCGAATGATGAGTATTTTGAGTGACGAACAGCTAACTCCAAATCCAACAATTTTGCCCATGATTCATCTACAGCAATAGGTACAATTGCTTCAGCAAACAAAGAATCAACGTTATAGCCGCCTTTTGTGCCAACAGCAGAACCTGCTGTGGTAATACCTTGAAGGATTAATGAATCAGGTGTGTAAAAACCACTTTCTTTACGATATTCCCACCCCGCAGCAAAACCGACTGCTCCTGAAGGTAACTCAAATAAGTCACCAGTCACAATAGCATTAACAACTTCCTGCTTTGTTTGACCAATTTCTGTTGTATTGTAGTCACCAGAAATGTACCTAAGCATCTCAGGTGTGATTTCATCTTTAGTCCCTGGTTGACCAAAAATATTTAACGGTACACAACCAGCAATAACTTTATTTTCACCATCTAAACAAACCAGTTTCTCACCTGCAGCGTCAACGACAGGTTTGCCATCAGCATCAACTATTAGCTTGTTACTGGCATCTAGCCACCCTGTAGGACCAACTGCATCCTTAACTTTTGCAAGGTTAAAGTAGCCTTCTGCTCTTTCTACTGCGTCACTTTGACCCCAGCTATAAGAAACTTCCCAATCCCAACCGTTATCTAGAGCACCTTTAAAACCAACTGCGGATCTAAATGTTTTATAGTCTCTAGAGTTAGCACGACCACCTGTTTCCAGCATACGACGCCGCCAATCAGCAATGTCGTAAGATTTACCGTCAGGACTTTTAGGACCAAACTTATGGTTATAGTAGTTCTTTGATGAGTACGGGGCAGGCTTACCAAAGAAAACCAATGGTGCTAATGGCTCTGGAGCAATCAAACGATTACCACTGTCGTTACATAGTTAGCTTCAGCAAATGACTTAACATCTCCTAATACACCAAGTTCTCCTAACTCATAGTTTGCAAAAACAGAAGCGTAGCGCCTTGTACTTGGTGTTTGAAGGTAGTTGACGGGGTTATAGTTGTATGAATCTTTTGCACCATCATACTTTCTCCACGGGCCGTAATCAGGACCACGAGTCACACGCCCATCAGCAGTATTAGCATTAACCCACGGTGGCGCCGAAGAACCACCTTTCTGTGTACTTCCATCAGGGTAAGCCCTTAATTCGAACTCAGAAAACGGGCGATCCCCCATAAATGCATCTTCTTGATCGCTGTAGCCAAGTGCTACTACCACGTTCCCTTTATCACTTGAAGTACCAAAAGTAATATCAAATGATTTTTGACCAGCATCACCTTTATCACTTTTTCCGTAGCTTGTTTTAATTTCAAACCCTTCAAAGTCATCCTTAGTGATAATGTTAACTACACCTGCAATTGCATCAGAACCATAAATTGCAGAAGCACCATCTTTCAGTACTTCGATACGCTTAACAATTGCTGTAGGAATTGTATTCAAATCAACAGAAGAATTAGCACCTCCACCGCCTGATACAACACGACGACCATTTACTAGAACTAATGTACGGTTTGTTCCAATACCTCTCAAAGAAAATCGAGTTGTTGAGTCACCACCATTGTTAGTTTGAGTGTTTACAGCAGCACCCGCAGACGACGTCAAATTCTGCAACAAATCACCAACATTCGTAACGCTCATTTTTTGAATTTGTGATGAATCAATAGTAGTTACAGGGTTTGCACCTTCGATATCAGCTCGTTTAATTCGAGAGCCTGTGACTTCAATCCTTTCTACATCTTTACTTTCTTCTTCTGCAATTGTAGGCGCCGACATTAAGACTGCTGCTCCACCAATCAGATTAAATCTAATTGCTTGAGTTAATCCTTTCTTATTGCTTTGCATTTGTCCCTCCTAGGTGTGTTTTAATTATGTGCATTTGCAGATACAAAACATCAACATAAAGCAAACAACCTTAAAACATGCCTGAGACACATAAATAACCAAAAATGATTCTCCCTTTGTTTATGTCCGTTTCGATTGAATAAAAAATGATTCTGGGTCGTACTTTGGTATGATTTAGGAGCTTAAAAACAGCTCAAACTCAATTCAGTTTATAGACATGAAATGGTTCAACAGTACAGATATTTGACTTTAGAGTTTTCTAAGTCACATAAAGTCATTATTAGAAGCTTTATGTCACATACTGTTGAATAGCTCTTATTTTAAACTTGGTCGCTTAATGTCTGTACTAATGAGGAGTGCACTTAACAAAACTTCTTCTGTGATTTGTAATTCTTTCGAAAAATCATGTATAAAAAAATCGGCTACAACTAAGTTGTAACCGATTTTTTAAGCTACCCAATTATCATTAAAATGCTTATATGACCTGCGTTAGCGAAAGACTAAGCATTCTAGGATGACGCTGAATTAAAATTCAG is a window encoding:
- a CDS encoding DUF3450 domain-containing protein, with translation MSKVSKRTKIASALVGVLAIASSNLVVANPLSDVQKADGKIHTAAAASQKKVDKYFDQAQDLLIQYDSVAGERETLKDYNDYVAKLVADQEATMASIQKDIDGVDALRQGVVPLMFKMVDALDKFVKLDLPFKTDVREERVQRLKELLDSAEVTLAEKYRLILDAYSIEREYGTTTGAYEGKLNLGGKEVLVDFLQFGRVSLVAQSIDQKNAWVYNKETKSWDELDDGYLRNITKAIRQARGQAAPDMFALPIPAAEAAK
- a CDS encoding TonB-dependent receptor domain-containing protein — its product is MIAPEPLAPLVFFGKPAPYSSKNYYNHKFGPKSPDGKSYDIADWRRRMLETGGRANSRDYKTFRSAVGFKGALDNGWDWEVSYSWGQSDAVERAEGYFNLAKVKDAVGPTGWLDASNKLIVDADGKPVVDAAGEKLVCLDGENKVIAGCVPLNIFGQPGTKDEITPEMLRYISGDYNTTEIGQTKQEVVNAIVTGDLFELPSGAVGFAAGWEYRKESGFYTPDSLILQGITTAGSAVGTKGGYNVDSLFAEAIVPIAVDESWAKLLDLELAVRHSKYSSFGRNTSGKVGIKYKPIDSVMVRATASQAFRAPSIAELFGGAATGFPEARDPCDQDSYKTLADYEKVKAGPNWKNCIASGVPTDGYKSGDVEQIPTKGGGSENWNGAVSLKPETADILTVGVVYSSDVIENFSASVDYWKIELTDAISTVGTQQRLDGCFKNGQYCDSINRFGPGSPVVGLIKNVNNYTVNVGGITTSGVDFDVRYLYETSAGDFRLGLDGTYLLSYDKELSDGTVIDHVGRFEADHDGMFAKVKANFNLGWTKDEFGVNLITRYISGVEETEKGWWTDPFKRDVSSNIVFDFQGNWDVSENVSVTLGVDNVFDREPPFVYSAFGANTDVSTYDVIGRFVYLRAGVKF
- a CDS encoding TonB-dependent receptor plug domain-containing protein; the encoded protein is MQSNKKGLTQAIRFNLIGGAAVLMSAPTIAEEESKDVERIEVTGSRIKRADIEGANPVTTIDSSQIQKMSVTNVGDLLQNLTSSAGAAVNTQTNNGGDSTTRFSLRGIGTNRTLVLVNGRRVVSGGGGANSSVDLNTIPTAIVKRIEVLKDGASAIYGSDAIAGVVNIITKDDFEGFEIKTSYGKSDKGDAGQKSFDITFGTSSDKGNVVVALGYSDQEDAFMGDRPFSEFELRAYPDGSTQKGGSSAPPWVNANTADGRVTRGPDYGPWRKYDGAKDSYNYNPVNYLQTPSTRRYASVFANYELGELGVLGDVKSFAEANYVTTVVIV